Proteins from one bacterium genomic window:
- a CDS encoding IPT/TIG domain-containing protein: MRIGTLGRLAMLLVLVHSLIACRLPSMISAPTKGDDARSFATGLAPGPTPEALPETVPDLDGRVLFAAKRDTLAALSEVAIKATVSLIHTGTNETVATTVTGTAGAFSLRFSAGFKPDPSATYYLEAVKGLGDNMPGHNVARVRTVAQFQRGGWVTLSNSAPNAGIVVAASTTAIAIGGALKGVTDFTPYLGTIPQGDLAVFAGDATLSHTDAASIEAIALQCLADDEDPMAKIGLSLDGTWVRPSQALVVNAINPSSGGAGTAVTLSGGDFIANATVRFNGGATTTAFIASMNTFNATVPQGAISGQTAIQMGNLSILGPLFTVPVTIGSFSPTVGGAGDIVTVTGTGFATDKAYNLVKVNGVDAEVTLASATSLKIKIPASTSGTISVSVVGQSATSATTFFYKPVLTDLNPSIAVTGSVLTLEGFFGPTVKVNFPGVGAPVDATLLGPNRAKVTVPANATGGDLTVQTAGTTTNALPFRRIGHGLGLHHPRLYSSQGENALYSNYLPDSRGGPASIVIGNYLYVLGGRSSTTSYTGNVSRALINADGTTGNLIAAGSLSTARSGHSCAVVGNYLYVIGGYNGGYLNSVERALINADGTLGSFTPFTSSSLFTSRSDHASVIVGSYLYLIGGFNESYLYDMERATLNSDGTIGPFAPVPGASLATPRGFHSAVTLENYLYLVGGANNAGSLNSVERAPINPDGTLGAFAAFGGSTLSTPRSGHSATIIGDYLYLFGGKNGASVLSSIERAPISAGGVLGAFSAVGGILLPTAMQRLNTLLVGSHLLIIGGESASGSGYNTLYRASILASGAIGAFSSAGNIGTQRSDHATVASRGFLYVVGGYNGSYLSSIERASINPDGTLGTFTTVGNLGTARASHSCVVSGSYLYAIGGKNGTGALSSVEYAPINSDGSLGSFASGPSLQTKRFGHTSVVTGNYLHVIGGNDGTSDLISNEYASYASSTGLLNSFSGEAKLIAARSGHASVILGNYLYVFDGGTFTGVHPATASAGPGTITLDETRTGSITSANPNPTKSGTYCVDFDIKNVPIGTYITLDHWGSGYDAYLQLVNKATGAVLANDDDSGDVSNAARIGFYVDPGINYVARATTLSNGSTGTFTLKITQYLRVERSPVTNGSLGDFAPYYLNSPLTLRREHRLAVVGEYLYLLGGYNNANGSLMNSVERALINSDGTYGAFSAAGINLTTTRRAPTSTVIGNFLYVIGGYNGAHLNTIDRSQL, encoded by the coding sequence ATGCGTATCGGAACTCTCGGACGCCTCGCGATGCTACTGGTGCTCGTGCACTCCCTGATCGCCTGCCGTCTTCCCTCGATGATCTCGGCCCCCACGAAGGGTGATGACGCGCGGTCCTTCGCGACCGGGCTCGCCCCCGGCCCCACCCCTGAGGCGCTCCCAGAGACCGTGCCCGACCTCGACGGTCGGGTCCTGTTCGCCGCAAAGCGAGACACCCTGGCGGCCCTGTCGGAAGTGGCGATCAAGGCGACTGTCTCCTTGATCCACACCGGTACCAACGAAACGGTCGCCACCACCGTCACCGGCACGGCCGGCGCTTTCTCCTTGAGATTCTCGGCGGGTTTCAAGCCCGATCCCAGCGCCACCTACTACCTGGAGGCCGTCAAAGGGCTCGGCGACAACATGCCGGGCCACAACGTCGCCCGCGTCAGGACGGTTGCGCAATTCCAGCGCGGCGGCTGGGTCACGCTCAGCAACTCCGCCCCCAACGCGGGCATCGTCGTCGCCGCATCGACGACCGCGATCGCCATCGGCGGCGCCCTCAAGGGCGTCACGGATTTCACCCCCTACCTGGGAACGATCCCCCAGGGAGATCTCGCGGTCTTTGCGGGCGACGCCACCCTCTCCCACACGGATGCGGCCTCCATCGAGGCCATCGCGCTGCAGTGCCTCGCGGACGACGAGGACCCCATGGCCAAGATCGGACTGAGTCTCGACGGCACCTGGGTCCGTCCCAGCCAGGCGCTCGTCGTCAACGCCATCAACCCCTCGAGCGGGGGAGCCGGCACGGCCGTGACCCTCAGCGGCGGCGACTTCATCGCGAATGCCACCGTGCGCTTCAACGGGGGAGCGACCACGACGGCGTTCATCGCGTCCATGAACACGTTCAATGCAACCGTCCCCCAGGGCGCCATCTCGGGCCAGACGGCGATCCAGATGGGGAACCTCAGCATCCTGGGGCCCCTCTTCACCGTGCCGGTCACTATCGGCTCCTTCAGCCCCACGGTGGGCGGGGCCGGCGACATCGTCACCGTCACGGGCACGGGGTTCGCCACCGACAAGGCGTACAACCTCGTCAAGGTGAACGGGGTCGACGCCGAGGTCACCCTCGCCTCGGCCACCAGCCTCAAGATCAAGATCCCCGCCTCGACGTCGGGGACGATCTCCGTCTCGGTCGTGGGGCAATCGGCCACCAGCGCCACCACCTTCTTTTACAAGCCCGTCCTCACGGACCTGAACCCCAGCATCGCCGTCACCGGCAGCGTCCTCACGCTGGAGGGCTTCTTCGGGCCCACGGTCAAGGTCAACTTCCCCGGCGTCGGTGCCCCCGTGGACGCGACCCTGCTGGGTCCCAACCGGGCGAAGGTGACGGTGCCCGCGAACGCCACCGGCGGGGATCTCACGGTCCAGACGGCCGGCACGACCACCAACGCCCTGCCGTTCAGGCGGATCGGGCATGGGCTCGGCCTGCACCACCCCAGGCTCTACAGCTCCCAGGGCGAGAACGCCCTCTACAGCAACTACCTCCCGGATTCCCGCGGCGGCCCCGCGAGCATCGTCATCGGGAACTACCTCTACGTGCTCGGCGGCCGCAGCAGCACCACCTCGTACACCGGCAACGTGAGCCGCGCGCTCATCAACGCCGACGGGACCACCGGGAACTTGATCGCGGCGGGCAGTCTGAGCACCGCGCGATCGGGCCACTCCTGCGCGGTGGTGGGCAACTACCTCTACGTCATCGGCGGCTACAACGGCGGCTATCTCAACAGCGTGGAGCGCGCCCTCATCAATGCCGACGGTACCCTCGGCAGCTTCACTCCTTTCACGAGCTCCAGCCTCTTCACCTCGCGCTCGGACCACGCGAGCGTCATCGTCGGGAGCTACCTCTACCTCATCGGCGGCTTCAACGAGAGCTACCTGTACGACATGGAGCGCGCCACCCTCAACTCGGACGGGACGATCGGGCCCTTCGCCCCGGTACCGGGGGCTTCCCTCGCCACGCCCCGGGGGTTCCACAGCGCCGTCACCCTCGAGAACTACCTCTACCTGGTGGGGGGCGCGAACAACGCGGGCTCCCTCAACAGCGTAGAGCGCGCGCCCATCAACCCCGACGGCACCCTCGGGGCCTTCGCCGCGTTCGGCGGGAGCACCCTCTCCACCCCCCGCAGCGGCCACTCGGCCACCATCATCGGCGATTACCTCTACCTCTTCGGCGGCAAGAACGGCGCGAGCGTCTTGAGCTCGATCGAGCGCGCCCCCATCTCGGCGGGGGGAGTCCTCGGCGCCTTCTCGGCGGTCGGAGGCATCCTCCTCCCGACCGCCATGCAGCGACTCAACACCCTCCTCGTCGGGAGCCACCTTCTCATCATCGGCGGCGAGAGCGCCTCAGGGAGCGGTTACAACACCCTCTATCGCGCCTCGATCCTCGCGAGCGGGGCCATCGGAGCCTTCAGCTCGGCCGGCAACATCGGCACCCAGCGCTCGGACCATGCGACCGTGGCTTCTCGCGGCTTTCTCTACGTCGTGGGGGGCTACAACGGCAGCTACCTGAGCAGCATCGAGCGCGCGTCCATCAATCCCGACGGCACCCTCGGCACCTTCACGACCGTCGGCAACCTCGGCACCGCGCGCGCCAGTCACAGCTGCGTCGTCTCGGGGAGCTACCTGTACGCCATCGGCGGCAAGAACGGCACCGGCGCGCTGAGCAGCGTCGAGTACGCACCGATCAACAGCGATGGGAGCCTCGGCTCCTTCGCGTCGGGCCCCTCGCTCCAGACCAAGCGCTTCGGGCACACCAGCGTCGTCACCGGCAACTACCTCCACGTCATCGGCGGCAACGACGGCACCAGTGACCTGATCAGCAACGAGTACGCCTCGTACGCGTCGAGCACAGGGCTGCTCAACAGCTTCTCCGGCGAGGCCAAGCTCATCGCTGCCCGCTCCGGCCACGCCAGCGTCATCCTCGGGAATTACCTCTACGTCTTCGACGGCGGCACCTTCACCGGCGTCCACCCCGCGACCGCATCGGCAGGACCGGGCACCATCACCCTCGACGAAACGCGCACGGGCAGCATCACCAGCGCCAATCCGAACCCCACCAAATCCGGGACTTACTGCGTCGATTTCGACATCAAGAACGTACCGATCGGCACCTACATCACCCTGGACCACTGGGGCAGCGGCTACGACGCCTACCTGCAACTGGTCAACAAAGCCACCGGCGCGGTCCTGGCCAATGACGACGATTCGGGGGATGTCTCCAATGCCGCTCGTATCGGCTTTTACGTCGACCCAGGGATCAACTACGTGGCGCGGGCCACGACCCTTAGCAATGGCTCCACTGGAACGTTCACCCTCAAGATCACCCAGTACCTGCGGGTCGAGCGCAGCCCCGTCACAAATGGGTCGCTCGGCGACTTCGCGCCCTATTACCTGAACTCCCCCCTCACGCTCCGCCGAGAGCACCGCCTCGCGGTCGTGGGGGAGTACCTTTACCTGCTCGGGGGATACAACAACGCCAACGGCTCGCTCATGAACAGCGTCGAGCGCGCGCTCATCAACAGCGACGGAACGTACGGGGCCTTCTCGGCTGCCGGCATCAACCTCACCACGACACGGCGCGCGCCGACCAGCACCGTCATCGGGAACTTCCTCTACGTCATCGGGGGATACAACGGCGCGCACCTGAACACGATCGATCGGAGCCAGCTATGA
- a CDS encoding protein kinase — protein MADRLGNYEIISELGRGGMGVVYKATDTRLGRTVAVKELLLSNALPEVEKQDTVERFRREAMAAARMSHPNIVTVYDYGQDGDRHYMAMELLDGKSLGDFLEQKKTFSIKQVVDISVQICAALDYAHQAGVVHRDIKPDNIMLAETGTVKLTDFGVARVKSDLPSMTTTGTTLGTIAYISPEQLCDSRLVDGRSDLFSLGALIYEMLTFKTPFDAGNLGGTILNIMNAAPTPPSELNAQVPPKLEAVVMRALKKTPEERFNRAAEMGHALVASLREAEKPAPPKIVDQAAAPAAFTPPNCRHCQAPMTGGARVCANCGRAGTAPLTYSIPTAPNPNRPQEAAAPVETGPRGIPAMPPVSGGARPGIPVMPSRGTGALPQTTLAGPLPGTEPRPAARPVPTPERQAAVLRQVTGLAPMGSLGKAGVGQGEFRQPRGVVFDTSKHLLVADTDNGRIQVFDENHRFLRVIRPQQMQETFRFPRALAISPQGILYVTDDMDYRIYKLDTAGRQIHVWKREQKDGENPSVPGRLIIAPNGHLLLSEPNNHRVLVFDSNEKQIGVLGRERGLQSPGGLALDHKGNILVLDFGSSCIQVFGSRGELVKTVGRRGNGPGEFSIPREITIDRFGNWFVADTLNHRIQVFDPEGNFVLAFGKKGAGPDEFNGPEGLTIGPDDTLYVSDRGNGRVLLLNIQRA, from the coding sequence ATGGCGGATCGGCTCGGCAACTACGAAATCATCTCCGAACTCGGCCGAGGCGGGATGGGCGTCGTCTACAAGGCGACCGACACCCGGCTCGGGCGCACGGTCGCTGTCAAGGAGCTGCTGCTCTCCAACGCCCTGCCCGAAGTCGAGAAACAGGACACCGTGGAGCGCTTCCGGCGCGAGGCCATGGCCGCTGCGCGCATGAGCCATCCCAACATCGTCACGGTCTACGACTACGGCCAGGACGGCGATCGCCACTACATGGCCATGGAGCTGCTCGACGGCAAGAGCCTCGGCGACTTCCTGGAGCAGAAGAAGACCTTCTCGATCAAGCAAGTGGTGGACATCTCGGTCCAGATCTGCGCGGCCCTCGACTACGCGCACCAGGCGGGTGTCGTCCACCGCGACATCAAGCCCGACAACATCATGCTCGCCGAGACCGGGACGGTGAAGCTCACGGACTTCGGCGTGGCGCGGGTCAAGAGCGACCTGCCCTCCATGACCACCACCGGCACCACCCTCGGCACCATCGCCTACATCTCGCCCGAGCAGCTCTGCGACTCGCGCCTGGTGGACGGCCGCAGCGACCTGTTCTCGCTGGGAGCGCTCATCTATGAGATGCTCACCTTCAAGACCCCCTTCGACGCGGGCAACCTGGGCGGGACGATCCTCAACATCATGAACGCGGCGCCCACCCCGCCGAGCGAGCTCAACGCCCAGGTCCCCCCCAAGCTCGAAGCCGTGGTGATGCGGGCCCTCAAGAAGACCCCCGAGGAGCGCTTCAACCGCGCGGCCGAGATGGGCCACGCCCTCGTGGCCTCCCTGCGCGAGGCCGAGAAGCCCGCTCCCCCCAAGATCGTCGATCAAGCCGCCGCGCCTGCGGCCTTCACGCCCCCCAACTGTCGCCACTGCCAGGCCCCCATGACGGGCGGCGCCCGGGTGTGCGCCAATTGCGGCCGTGCGGGCACCGCGCCGCTCACCTACTCCATCCCGACCGCTCCGAATCCGAACCGCCCGCAAGAGGCCGCCGCCCCGGTCGAGACCGGCCCGCGCGGGATCCCGGCCATGCCGCCGGTCTCGGGCGGGGCGCGCCCGGGGATCCCCGTCATGCCCTCGCGCGGCACGGGGGCCCTGCCCCAGACCACGCTCGCTGGCCCCTTGCCCGGCACGGAGCCTCGGCCCGCCGCTCGCCCGGTGCCCACGCCGGAGCGCCAGGCGGCCGTGCTGCGCCAGGTGACGGGCCTCGCCCCCATGGGTTCGCTCGGCAAGGCCGGCGTGGGCCAGGGCGAGTTCCGCCAGCCGCGCGGCGTGGTCTTCGACACGTCCAAGCACCTGCTGGTCGCCGACACCGACAACGGCCGGATCCAGGTCTTCGACGAGAACCACCGCTTCTTGCGGGTCATCCGCCCGCAGCAGATGCAGGAGACCTTCCGCTTCCCGCGCGCGCTCGCCATCAGCCCGCAGGGGATCCTCTACGTCACCGACGACATGGACTACCGGATCTACAAGCTGGACACCGCCGGCCGACAGATCCACGTCTGGAAGCGCGAGCAGAAAGACGGCGAGAACCCCTCGGTGCCCGGCCGCCTGATCATCGCGCCCAACGGCCACCTGCTCCTCTCGGAGCCCAACAACCACCGGGTGCTCGTCTTCGACTCGAACGAGAAGCAGATCGGCGTGTTGGGACGCGAGCGCGGCCTCCAGTCGCCCGGCGGCCTCGCCCTCGACCACAAGGGCAACATCCTGGTGCTCGACTTCGGCAGCTCCTGCATCCAGGTCTTCGGCTCGCGCGGCGAGCTGGTCAAGACCGTCGGCCGGCGCGGCAACGGGCCGGGGGAGTTCTCCATCCCCCGCGAGATCACCATCGATCGCTTCGGCAACTGGTTCGTCGCCGACACCCTCAACCACCGGATCCAGGTCTTCGATCCCGAGGGGAACTTCGTGCTCGCCTTCGGCAAGAAGGGAGCGGGCCCCGACGAGTTCAACGGCCCGGAAGGACTCACCATCGGCCCCGACGACACGCTCTACGTGAGCGATCGCGGCAACGGCCGCGTCCTGCTGCTCAACATCCAACGCGCCTGA
- a CDS encoding Stp1/IreP family PP2C-type Ser/Thr phosphatase — protein MTTTNEETTAPRDPKPATYQRATGLVAGSLTDVGRVREINQDYLAADPERGLYVVADGMGGHLAGEKASLCAVETISNLLTCEAIDQAPNGDLAKVIQDAIQEANRVIVHASLQDASMRGMGTTAVVAVTCQEAVYLGHIGDSRAYLLTQDAIAQLTEDHSVVAQLLRARAITPQEAQRHPYRNVITKCLGMQMEIEADTLVVAWNPGDRLLLCSDGLSGLVADEEMLAIANEHQDLQVACERLVALANERGGQDNISVILLRNAG, from the coding sequence GTGACGACGACAAACGAAGAAACCACGGCGCCCCGTGACCCCAAGCCCGCCACCTATCAGCGGGCTACCGGCCTCGTTGCCGGCTCGCTCACCGACGTGGGACGGGTCCGCGAGATCAACCAGGATTACCTCGCGGCGGATCCGGAGCGCGGCCTCTACGTGGTGGCCGACGGGATGGGCGGCCATCTGGCGGGCGAAAAGGCTTCCCTTTGCGCCGTCGAGACCATCAGCAACCTCCTGACCTGCGAGGCCATCGACCAGGCCCCCAACGGCGACCTGGCCAAGGTGATCCAGGACGCCATCCAGGAGGCCAACCGCGTCATCGTCCACGCCTCGCTGCAGGACGCCTCCATGCGCGGGATGGGCACCACCGCCGTCGTCGCCGTCACCTGCCAGGAGGCCGTCTACCTGGGCCACATCGGCGACAGCCGCGCTTACCTGCTGACCCAGGATGCGATCGCGCAGCTCACCGAGGACCACTCGGTCGTCGCCCAGCTGCTGCGCGCCCGGGCCATCACCCCGCAGGAGGCCCAGCGCCACCCCTACCGCAACGTCATCACCAAGTGCCTCGGCATGCAGATGGAGATCGAGGCCGACACCCTCGTGGTCGCCTGGAACCCGGGCGATCGCCTCCTGCTGTGCAGCGACGGCCTCTCGGGGCTGGTCGCCGACGAGGAGATGCTCGCCATCGCCAACGAGCACCAAGACCTCCAGGTCGCCTGCGAGCGGCTGGTGGCCCTGGCCAACGAGCGGGGCGGGCAGGACAACATCAGCGTGATCCTGCTCCGCAACGCCGGCTAG